From the Marinomonas sp. THO17 genome, one window contains:
- a CDS encoding FAD-binding oxidoreductase, whose amino-acid sequence MTQSPCRSLWRDSAPAAPDLPSLQGHHQVEVVIVGGGFTGLSTALHLAKEGVSVAVVEANEIGFGGSGRNVGLVNAGVWLEPDSLDKTLGNVAGRRMYDALAVAPDYVFDLIAEYDIACEATRHGTLHASVGKSGLAQLQRRCQQMQERGAPVSLLSDQEAKQRIGSNKFNAALFDPRAGTIQPLAYVRGLARAALQEGANIFEQSPVTAIEKSHNAWRVCSELGAIQADKVILATNAYCQHGVANQASKFVPIAYSQLASKPLTEQQLAQILPNKEGVWDTCTVMSSFRLDQAGRLIFGGMGAEGRALSNWASQRVVEIFPILEKVEWEFCWTGNIAYSADHLPHCQQLQQGLLSISGYSGRGIGPGTVLGAELADWVMGKRDELSVPTSTLKDIPFREIQRLFYELGAQTYHLGQQAHALS is encoded by the coding sequence ATGACGCAATCTCCTTGTCGATCATTGTGGCGTGACAGTGCGCCTGCGGCGCCTGACTTACCTTCCTTACAAGGCCATCATCAAGTTGAGGTGGTGATTGTAGGTGGTGGTTTTACCGGGCTTTCTACAGCGTTACATCTTGCTAAAGAGGGAGTGTCTGTTGCTGTAGTGGAAGCCAATGAAATCGGCTTTGGCGGTTCGGGTCGTAACGTTGGCTTGGTGAATGCAGGCGTTTGGCTGGAACCGGATTCTTTAGACAAAACCCTTGGTAATGTCGCGGGCAGGCGTATGTATGACGCACTTGCTGTGGCACCAGATTATGTTTTTGATTTGATCGCTGAATATGACATTGCTTGTGAAGCAACGCGTCATGGTACCTTGCATGCCTCGGTGGGCAAATCAGGCTTGGCGCAATTGCAGCGCCGCTGCCAACAGATGCAAGAGCGCGGTGCCCCTGTGTCTTTGCTAAGTGACCAAGAGGCTAAACAACGCATTGGATCAAACAAATTTAATGCCGCCTTGTTTGATCCGAGGGCAGGTACCATTCAACCCTTGGCTTATGTGCGAGGCTTGGCGCGTGCTGCGTTACAAGAAGGCGCGAATATCTTTGAGCAATCCCCTGTAACGGCTATCGAAAAGAGCCATAATGCCTGGCGAGTGTGTTCTGAATTGGGAGCGATACAAGCAGACAAGGTGATTTTGGCAACCAATGCTTATTGTCAGCATGGCGTTGCTAATCAAGCCAGTAAGTTTGTACCCATTGCCTACTCACAACTGGCGAGTAAGCCATTAACGGAACAACAACTTGCCCAGATTTTGCCCAACAAAGAAGGGGTTTGGGATACTTGTACTGTAATGAGTTCGTTTCGCTTGGATCAAGCGGGGCGTTTGATTTTTGGTGGTATGGGGGCTGAAGGGCGAGCTTTATCAAATTGGGCGAGTCAACGTGTTGTTGAGATCTTTCCAATACTTGAAAAAGTAGAATGGGAGTTTTGTTGGACTGGAAACATCGCCTACAGTGCCGATCATTTACCTCATTGTCAGCAGTTACAACAAGGCTTGTTGTCTATCTCGGGTTACAGTGGGCGCGGTATCGGCCCTGGTACGGTATTGGGTGCTGAGTTGGCCGATTGGGTGATGGGTAAACGTGATGAGCTATCTGTGCCTACTTCGACGCTGAAAGACATTCCTTTTCGGGAAATTCAACGACTTTTTTACGAACTGGGGGCACAAACTTATCATTTAGGTCAACAGGCCCATGCATTAAGCTGA
- a CDS encoding peptidoglycan DD-metalloendopeptidase family protein — translation MIGIIRSCFVCLLLLPSVILAVGEPQTPEEAKQQIEALQKDLKKLNTWLKEVKSERSDVEKQLESKERDIQELLKKIQSIQDGLQKSEKQLSQLRIQQKSLQLSIQQQNDQIAAQLRAVYRSGKEESIKLFLNGDNTEDSQRLVQYNRYFSNARQSLINGFITEVNDLNLVEKSIRSHRAQQAREEVELKQQRQALLGQQTERRNLLVKLDKELAQGGRRARQIQQDQQDLKDLLLRLEEALADIQIPDPEVPFASLRGKLIKPLTRLSELRTTGIDLGGVTLKAREGEPVHAISQGRVVFADWMRGFGFLLILDHGDGYMSMYGYNQSLLKEVGEWVGANDIVAMAGSTGGQPDSALFFAIRHNGAPLNPLAWVAG, via the coding sequence ATGATCGGAATAATACGTTCTTGTTTCGTTTGTCTTTTGCTGCTGCCAAGTGTGATTTTGGCAGTGGGAGAACCGCAAACCCCAGAAGAAGCCAAGCAGCAGATTGAGGCCTTGCAGAAGGATCTTAAAAAGCTCAATACTTGGCTTAAAGAGGTAAAATCAGAACGTTCCGATGTTGAAAAGCAGCTGGAAAGCAAAGAAAGAGACATCCAAGAGCTCCTCAAAAAGATTCAAAGTATTCAGGACGGTCTACAAAAAAGCGAAAAGCAATTAAGTCAATTGCGTATTCAGCAAAAGTCTTTGCAATTAAGTATTCAACAGCAGAACGATCAAATAGCCGCCCAATTAAGGGCGGTTTATCGTTCAGGCAAAGAAGAAAGTATTAAGCTCTTTTTAAATGGTGATAACACCGAAGATTCACAGCGTTTGGTGCAATATAATCGTTACTTTTCTAATGCGCGACAATCCTTGATCAACGGGTTTATTACCGAAGTAAATGATCTGAATCTGGTGGAAAAAAGCATTCGTAGTCATCGTGCACAGCAAGCCAGAGAAGAAGTCGAGTTAAAACAACAACGTCAGGCTTTATTAGGCCAACAAACCGAGCGTCGTAATCTCTTGGTTAAGTTAGACAAAGAGTTGGCTCAAGGCGGTCGAAGAGCACGTCAGATTCAGCAAGATCAACAAGATTTAAAAGACTTGTTGCTGCGACTGGAAGAGGCATTAGCGGATATTCAGATCCCTGATCCAGAAGTGCCATTTGCTTCTTTACGGGGTAAATTAATTAAACCACTCACTAGGTTGTCTGAATTGCGCACCACAGGAATTGATTTAGGTGGCGTAACATTAAAGGCACGAGAAGGTGAGCCAGTTCATGCTATTTCACAAGGACGAGTGGTATTTGCGGATTGGATGCGAGGTTTCGGTTTTTTACTGATTCTCGATCATGGCGATGGTTATATGTCTATGTATGGCTACAATCAAAGTTTATTAAAAGAAGTTGGCGAATGGGTAGGGGCCAATGATATTGTAGCCATGGCAGGCAGTACTGGTGGTCAGCCTGACAGCGCCTTGTTCTTTGCCATTCGCCATAATGGCGCACCCTTAAATCCATTAGCTTGGGTGGCGGGTTAG
- a CDS encoding branched-chain amino acid ABC transporter substrate-binding protein translates to MSNAVIRKTLVSLAVAGAVTVAQADVVIGVAGPHTGAYAAFGAQLWNGASAAAQAINDAGGIDGEMIKLVKADDACEPKQAVSVANRLVDSDEAIAVVGHFCSSSSIPASNIYEEAGVLQVTPASTNPGFTDRGLPNVFRVCGRDDQQGDVAASYIVDTLAAKRVAVIHDKDTYGKGLADAMKKTLNSYGVKEVLYEGLTRGEKDFNALVTKIRSVDADVVYFGGLHSEAGPLVRQLREQGSKAVFISGDGIVSDEFVSVAGSPKYVDGVLMTFGADPTSYAAGKSVVEKFRAEGIEPEGYVMYSYAAMQVVAEALKQTDLDPVKAADWLHGNKVETVMGTKSFDEKGDLLVSDYVMYEWDDKGKYSMLDM, encoded by the coding sequence ATGTCAAATGCGGTAATTAGAAAAACATTGGTATCTCTTGCTGTTGCTGGTGCAGTAACGGTCGCACAAGCGGATGTTGTCATCGGTGTTGCGGGTCCTCATACGGGCGCCTACGCAGCCTTTGGTGCGCAGCTATGGAATGGTGCTTCTGCAGCAGCCCAAGCGATTAACGACGCAGGTGGTATCGATGGTGAAATGATTAAATTGGTTAAAGCTGACGATGCTTGTGAGCCAAAACAAGCAGTATCTGTCGCCAACCGTTTGGTGGATTCTGATGAAGCAATAGCTGTGGTTGGCCACTTCTGTTCATCTTCTTCTATACCCGCTTCTAACATTTATGAAGAAGCAGGTGTTCTTCAAGTAACTCCAGCGTCAACAAACCCAGGCTTCACTGATCGTGGTCTGCCAAATGTCTTCCGTGTTTGTGGTCGTGATGACCAGCAGGGTGACGTAGCTGCCAGCTATATTGTTGATACCTTAGCTGCGAAGAGAGTAGCCGTGATTCACGATAAAGATACATACGGCAAAGGCTTGGCGGACGCTATGAAGAAAACACTAAACTCATACGGTGTAAAAGAAGTGCTGTATGAAGGTTTGACCCGTGGCGAGAAAGACTTTAATGCCTTGGTGACGAAAATCCGTTCAGTAGACGCAGATGTAGTTTATTTCGGTGGTTTGCATTCTGAAGCAGGTCCATTAGTTCGTCAGCTTCGTGAGCAAGGTTCAAAAGCCGTATTTATCTCAGGTGACGGTATCGTATCTGATGAATTTGTATCGGTAGCTGGTTCGCCTAAGTACGTTGATGGCGTATTGATGACATTTGGTGCAGATCCAACCTCTTATGCCGCGGGCAAAAGCGTTGTTGAAAAGTTCCGTGCTGAGGGTATCGAGCCAGAAGGTTACGTAATGTATTCTTACGCAGCGATGCAAGTTGTTGCAGAAGCACTTAAACAGACTGATCTTGATCCTGTAAAAGCGGCTGACTGGTTGCATGGTAACAAGGTTGAAACGGTAATGGGAACCAAGTCTTTCGATGAGAAAGGGGATTTGTTGGTGTCTGATTATGTAATGTACGAGTGGGACGATAAAGGCAAATACAGCATGCTAGACATGTAA
- a CDS encoding divergent polysaccharide deacetylase family protein, translating into MLLSLQIGFSQVVIAGDNNAEEQASTMSSPAPIEDYLDWSELLPIEQAEPISPQWLGPVLPKAQDIPLIFPLQKPVQDAGSAVGTEPKPIIDAEKAWEPVVAPILQAPDTTLNQQIHAQEWLDELTDEQAYPLRKQAVDEHPKPSKIAILIDDLGYNRRGMEGSLALPTEVALAILPETPYAQQTASKAQQQSRITLLHAPMENERELKLGPGGLYAKMSEQELKAVLIKDLDGLPGIQGANNHMGSLLTTKPEAMKWVMEVLQERSMFFIDSLTSPKSVAEQTAKLHGLKTVRRDVFLDNIRTHQAIDKQFNRLLKLARRHGSALAIGHPYPETLDYLKQRLAQLEKDGVLLVPLSALLELPKK; encoded by the coding sequence ATGTTATTGAGCTTGCAGATAGGCTTTTCTCAAGTTGTGATTGCGGGTGACAATAATGCGGAGGAGCAAGCTTCGACGATGTCTTCTCCTGCTCCTATTGAAGACTATTTGGATTGGTCAGAATTGTTACCAATTGAACAAGCTGAGCCAATTTCTCCTCAATGGTTGGGTCCTGTGTTGCCCAAGGCGCAAGATATCCCTCTCATTTTTCCGCTGCAGAAGCCTGTTCAAGATGCTGGGTCTGCGGTTGGTACTGAGCCTAAACCTATTATTGATGCTGAAAAAGCTTGGGAGCCAGTGGTTGCACCGATTTTGCAAGCGCCAGATACGACTCTGAATCAGCAGATTCATGCGCAGGAATGGTTAGATGAATTGACAGATGAGCAGGCTTATCCATTACGTAAACAGGCGGTGGATGAGCATCCAAAACCTTCAAAAATAGCCATTTTGATTGATGACTTAGGTTATAACCGTCGTGGCATGGAAGGATCTTTGGCATTACCCACTGAAGTGGCTCTAGCAATTTTACCTGAAACGCCTTATGCGCAACAAACTGCGAGCAAGGCTCAACAGCAATCTCGTATCACCTTATTGCATGCGCCAATGGAGAATGAGCGCGAGTTAAAATTAGGGCCGGGGGGCTTGTATGCCAAGATGTCTGAGCAGGAACTCAAAGCGGTACTAATAAAAGATTTAGATGGCCTGCCTGGGATTCAAGGTGCTAATAATCACATGGGCAGTTTACTGACCACCAAACCTGAAGCCATGAAATGGGTAATGGAAGTGTTGCAGGAACGCTCTATGTTCTTCATTGACAGCTTAACCAGTCCAAAAAGTGTTGCAGAGCAAACAGCGAAACTGCATGGCTTAAAAACCGTTCGCCGTGATGTTTTTTTGGATAATATCCGTACCCACCAGGCTATCGATAAGCAATTTAATCGTTTGCTTAAATTAGCACGTCGACATGGCAGTGCATTAGCCATAGGCCATCCTTATCCAGAAACATTGGACTATCTTAAACAGAGACTTGCTCAGTTGGAAAAAGATGGCGTTTTACTTGTCCCTTTATCCGCTTTGCTAGAATTGCCTAAAAAATAA
- a CDS encoding LysR substrate-binding domain-containing protein gives MRRYIPSSTALKCFEASVRHLSFTKAAEELHLTQSAVSRQIRNLEEFLSRDLFIRLNKRLILTGTGAAYYREVVPLLDRMENASLRMLHREDEKTTLTISALPTLVSYWLMPLLAEFQATHPQFQIKVRSLDDAAKIDPDAVDVILHYGGDHWPRAMSHQLMREEVVAVCSPDLLEKVMPHKMDWQVEDVVNFPFLHLSSRINAWPDWMMAQGLESGSFAGASFAHFHMLMEAAKNSMGIAILPCILAQKSLLNGELQAPFGGPVTTPHEYLLSYPVDKADLEQVMVFRDWLLARLAAHKQN, from the coding sequence ATGCGTCGTTATATCCCTTCTTCTACGGCTTTAAAATGTTTTGAAGCCTCGGTCAGACATTTGAGTTTTACCAAAGCGGCTGAAGAGTTGCACCTTACCCAGAGCGCGGTCAGTAGACAGATTCGTAATCTCGAAGAATTTCTGTCACGGGATCTCTTTATTCGACTCAATAAGCGTTTGATCCTCACTGGAACGGGAGCGGCTTATTACAGAGAAGTGGTGCCTTTACTGGACAGGATGGAAAACGCTTCTTTACGCATGCTGCACCGAGAAGATGAAAAAACCACTCTGACCATTTCGGCCTTGCCAACCTTGGTGTCTTACTGGTTGATGCCCTTATTGGCCGAGTTTCAGGCGACGCATCCACAATTCCAAATTAAAGTTCGCTCTTTAGATGATGCTGCTAAAATTGATCCTGATGCAGTGGATGTGATTCTGCATTATGGAGGGGATCATTGGCCGCGAGCTATGTCGCATCAGTTGATGCGCGAGGAGGTGGTAGCCGTATGTTCACCCGATTTACTAGAGAAAGTCATGCCTCACAAAATGGATTGGCAAGTTGAAGATGTGGTGAATTTCCCATTTTTACACCTTTCTTCACGCATTAATGCATGGCCGGATTGGATGATGGCTCAGGGGTTAGAAAGTGGCTCTTTTGCTGGTGCTTCTTTTGCTCACTTTCATATGTTGATGGAAGCGGCGAAAAACAGCATGGGGATAGCGATTTTACCCTGTATTTTGGCGCAAAAAAGTTTGCTCAATGGAGAATTGCAAGCACCTTTTGGTGGCCCAGTGACAACGCCTCATGAATATTTGTTGTCCTATCCGGTGGATAAAGCCGATTTGGAACAAGTCATGGTATTTCGTGACTGGTTATTGGCGCGTTTAGCGGCTCATAAGCAAAACTAA
- a CDS encoding S41 family peptidase — MIKLFSCGLTLSVLMAMTSFSFAADSQDGSVLPTAQIQSFVEAFETIREGYVEELSDEDILHKALKGMATALDPHSEYFTKTELSEFNELTSGNYAGIGVEVEMKDKRLTVVTPIDGSAAAEAGILPGDVIVRIDNTLITDLGMQDIVTLMRGEVGTQVTLDIERNGSIQEFVLTRRIVEDASVTYKWLDDSIAYFRISQFQSDTSREFVKAIETLKEESAIQGVVLDLRNNPGGVLQSAVGVVNAFINDGMIVYTDGRHNMSKSQFVADRASTLLAQVPVVVLVNDGSASASEIVAGALQDHKRAVILGTETFGKGSVQTVVPLSNGDAVKLTTALYFTPNGRSIQAQGIQPDLIIPQAKLSFDEGQFFIKEAELKGHLGNGTGGEERTSADVETEIADLAKTDFQLFQAVTILKTLPKLIQ, encoded by the coding sequence ATGATCAAATTGTTTAGTTGTGGTTTGACACTTTCCGTGTTGATGGCCATGACGTCTTTTTCTTTTGCCGCAGATTCACAAGATGGCTCAGTTTTGCCAACCGCACAAATTCAATCTTTTGTTGAAGCCTTTGAGACGATTCGTGAAGGTTATGTGGAAGAGCTCTCTGATGAGGACATTCTCCATAAAGCATTAAAAGGTATGGCTACAGCCTTAGATCCACATTCAGAGTATTTTACCAAAACTGAGTTGTCTGAATTCAATGAGCTCACTTCGGGGAATTATGCCGGTATCGGTGTGGAAGTCGAAATGAAAGACAAACGCCTTACTGTAGTGACGCCCATTGATGGTTCAGCGGCAGCAGAGGCAGGAATTTTACCGGGTGATGTCATAGTGCGTATTGATAATACCCTAATCACGGATTTGGGCATGCAGGACATCGTCACTCTCATGAGGGGAGAAGTGGGTACACAAGTGACTCTAGATATTGAACGTAACGGTAGTATTCAAGAATTTGTGTTGACGCGTCGTATTGTTGAAGACGCCAGTGTGACTTATAAATGGCTAGATGATTCGATTGCGTATTTTCGCATCAGTCAGTTCCAAAGTGATACCTCGAGAGAGTTTGTAAAAGCCATTGAAACACTCAAAGAAGAAAGTGCCATTCAAGGTGTGGTGTTGGATTTACGCAATAATCCGGGTGGTGTTTTGCAAAGTGCGGTTGGTGTGGTCAATGCCTTTATTAATGATGGCATGATTGTTTACACAGATGGTCGTCATAACATGTCGAAAAGTCAGTTTGTTGCGGATCGTGCCAGCACCTTATTAGCGCAAGTACCTGTGGTGGTGCTAGTGAACGATGGCTCTGCCTCTGCGTCTGAAATTGTCGCTGGGGCTTTGCAGGATCATAAACGTGCGGTCATTTTGGGCACCGAAACCTTTGGTAAAGGTTCTGTACAAACCGTGGTGCCTTTGTCGAATGGTGATGCTGTTAAATTAACTACCGCCTTGTATTTTACGCCAAATGGTCGTTCCATTCAGGCACAAGGTATTCAGCCTGATTTGATCATTCCGCAGGCTAAATTGAGCTTTGATGAAGGGCAGTTTTTTATAAAAGAAGCGGAATTAAAAGGGCATCTGGGTAATGGTACTGGCGGAGAAGAACGTACCAGTGCGGATGTAGAAACAGAGATTGCCGACCTTGCTAAGACGGATTTTCAATTGTTTCAAGCTGTTACTATCTTAAAGACGCTACCGAAGCTGATTCAATAG
- the gpmI gene encoding 2,3-bisphosphoglycerate-independent phosphoglycerate mutase has translation MNKKTTALFILDGWGYSETSTSNAIEAANTPNWDKLWANYPHSLIKTSGLAVGLPDGQMGNSEVGHMNIGAGRIVYQNFTRIGKAIEDGSFFENAALVGAVDKAVSAGKAVHVLGLLSNGGVHSHHEQIMAMCELAVKRGAQKVYVHGFTDGRDTPPRSAKAPVAELEAKLAELGVGKIATLTGRYYAMDRDNRWERVQTAYNAIVLGQGEVAQSAEQAIQAAYDRDETDEFVKASVIGEAVTVEDGDAVVFANFRPDRARQLTRAFTDAGFDGFERATVPALSAFVTFTEYASDIVADVAFPPEALKNTLGEVLAGSGKKQLRIAETEKYAHVTFFFNGGEEALFDGEERELIPSPNVATYDLQPEMSAPEVTDKLVEVIEAGKYDTIICNFANGDMVGHSGVFDAAVKAVEAVDACLGRIMTALDHNGGQCLITADHGNVEQMLSDDGSQPLTSHTNGPVPLVLYSADKRLALKDGALCDLAPTLLDMMGMDIPAEMTGMSILTRS, from the coding sequence ATGAATAAAAAGACCACAGCCCTTTTCATCCTTGATGGTTGGGGTTACAGCGAAACCTCAACCTCTAATGCTATTGAAGCAGCCAATACCCCAAATTGGGATAAACTTTGGGCGAATTACCCTCATTCTTTGATCAAAACCTCTGGTCTTGCTGTAGGCCTGCCAGATGGTCAAATGGGTAACTCGGAAGTCGGTCACATGAACATAGGGGCTGGCCGAATTGTTTATCAAAATTTCACGCGCATTGGCAAAGCCATTGAAGATGGCTCGTTTTTCGAAAACGCTGCTTTAGTAGGCGCGGTCGATAAAGCGGTTTCTGCAGGCAAAGCAGTGCACGTATTGGGATTACTTTCAAACGGTGGTGTACACAGTCATCACGAACAAATTATGGCAATGTGTGAACTTGCGGTGAAGCGTGGTGCGCAAAAAGTCTATGTACATGGTTTCACCGACGGCCGTGACACACCACCTCGTTCTGCAAAAGCACCGGTTGCTGAATTAGAAGCAAAATTAGCTGAATTGGGCGTGGGTAAAATTGCTACCCTTACCGGTCGCTATTACGCCATGGATCGAGACAATCGTTGGGAGCGTGTTCAAACCGCTTATAATGCGATTGTGTTAGGGCAAGGTGAAGTGGCACAAAGTGCTGAACAAGCGATCCAAGCCGCTTACGATAGAGATGAAACCGATGAGTTTGTTAAAGCCTCTGTGATAGGTGAAGCCGTGACTGTGGAAGATGGTGATGCAGTGGTATTTGCCAACTTCCGACCAGATCGGGCCCGCCAGTTAACTCGCGCTTTCACTGATGCGGGTTTTGATGGTTTTGAACGTGCCACAGTGCCTGCGCTGTCGGCCTTTGTTACCTTTACAGAATACGCATCTGACATTGTTGCTGATGTGGCTTTCCCCCCAGAAGCCTTGAAAAATACCTTGGGCGAAGTCTTGGCTGGCAGTGGTAAGAAACAATTGCGTATTGCTGAGACAGAGAAATACGCCCATGTCACTTTCTTCTTTAATGGTGGTGAAGAAGCCTTGTTTGATGGCGAAGAGCGAGAGCTGATTCCATCACCTAATGTTGCGACTTACGATTTACAACCTGAAATGAGTGCCCCAGAAGTGACGGATAAGCTGGTGGAAGTGATTGAAGCTGGCAAGTACGACACCATCATTTGTAACTTTGCCAATGGTGATATGGTAGGTCACAGTGGTGTATTCGATGCCGCGGTAAAAGCCGTTGAAGCGGTGGATGCTTGTTTGGGACGTATTATGACAGCCTTAGATCACAATGGTGGTCAGTGTTTGATTACCGCAGACCATGGTAATGTGGAGCAAATGTTGAGTGATGATGGTTCACAACCTTTGACCTCCCACACGAATGGACCTGTGCCTTTGGTGTTGTATTCTGCGGATAAGCGTTTGGCGCTGAAAGACGGTGCTTTATGTGATCTTGCCCCAACCTTGTTGGACATGATGGGCATGGACATACCTGCGGAAATGACAGGTATGAGCATACTAACGCGTTCTTGA
- a CDS encoding aldehyde dehydrogenase family protein, with translation MSLSCLETLGVTSLVSGDTYFSVLTGNQKVLGEGDKFSVRSPIDGSTLSSFANATPQQLQSVNQDLQEAFKALRVIPAPRRGELVRRIGEEARKYKQELAQVISLEAGKIMPEALGEVQEWIDVCDFAVGQSRMLHGLSIVSERPGHRMMEQWQPLGPVAVITAFNFPMAVWSWNAMLGLICGDPILLKPSEKAPLCALAMYQIAQNVLADMPDIPKAAVSVMIGGRDLGEAIAASDTFPLVSATGSTAMGRAVAQTVAARLGRSLLELGGNNAMIVSDTADLELALRAIVFSAAGTAGQRCTTLRRLICHESVVDGLVSRLAKSYSSLPIGNPLTEGTLVGPLIDENSFNKMQSALEAAKAQGGELVCGGQRVTQGVPEGGFYVQPAIVRIAHDAPIVHEETFAPILYVLTYSDFADAIDIQNEVPQGLSSAVFTESMREAELFMSPAGSDCGIANVNIGTSGAEIGGAFGGEKDTGGGRESGSDAWRNYMRRTTNTVNYGGDLPLAQGIVFE, from the coding sequence ATGTCACTGTCTTGCTTGGAAACCTTGGGCGTTACTTCTCTTGTCTCTGGTGATACTTACTTTAGTGTCTTAACGGGAAACCAAAAGGTGTTAGGGGAAGGGGACAAGTTTTCAGTTCGAAGTCCAATCGATGGCAGCACTTTATCTAGCTTTGCCAATGCCACTCCACAACAATTACAAAGCGTAAATCAAGATCTGCAAGAGGCTTTTAAAGCCTTGCGTGTTATACCGGCACCACGTCGCGGTGAATTAGTACGTCGTATTGGTGAAGAAGCGCGTAAGTATAAACAGGAATTGGCGCAAGTCATCTCGCTGGAAGCGGGTAAAATCATGCCGGAAGCTCTTGGTGAAGTGCAAGAATGGATCGATGTATGTGACTTTGCTGTAGGTCAGTCGCGCATGCTACACGGTTTGTCGATTGTTTCCGAGCGTCCAGGCCATCGCATGATGGAACAGTGGCAACCACTTGGGCCAGTAGCTGTCATTACCGCTTTTAATTTCCCAATGGCAGTCTGGTCTTGGAATGCTATGTTGGGACTCATTTGTGGCGATCCAATTTTGCTAAAACCTTCTGAAAAAGCTCCATTGTGTGCTTTGGCCATGTACCAGATTGCACAGAATGTTTTGGCGGATATGCCAGATATCCCCAAAGCTGCTGTGTCTGTGATGATAGGTGGGCGCGATTTGGGTGAAGCCATTGCCGCCAGTGATACTTTCCCTTTGGTATCGGCAACAGGTTCAACGGCTATGGGGCGTGCTGTGGCGCAAACTGTGGCGGCTCGCTTGGGACGTTCTTTATTGGAGCTAGGGGGCAATAACGCCATGATAGTGTCTGATACAGCAGACTTGGAGTTGGCTTTGCGTGCTATTGTCTTTTCCGCGGCGGGTACGGCAGGTCAGCGTTGTACCACTTTGCGTCGTTTGATATGTCATGAATCTGTTGTGGATGGATTGGTGTCTCGTTTGGCAAAATCTTACTCCTCTTTGCCCATTGGCAATCCTTTGACAGAGGGCACTCTGGTTGGTCCGCTGATTGATGAAAACAGTTTTAACAAGATGCAGTCTGCATTAGAAGCGGCCAAAGCCCAAGGCGGTGAGTTGGTGTGTGGTGGTCAACGAGTGACGCAAGGTGTGCCAGAAGGCGGCTTTTATGTGCAGCCAGCCATAGTACGAATTGCTCACGATGCGCCTATTGTTCATGAAGAAACCTTTGCGCCTATTTTGTATGTGCTGACTTACTCAGACTTCGCAGACGCCATTGATATTCAGAATGAAGTGCCGCAGGGCTTATCCTCTGCAGTGTTCACTGAAAGTATGCGAGAAGCTGAGCTATTTATGTCTCCAGCAGGTTCTGACTGTGGTATTGCCAACGTTAATATTGGTACCTCAGGTGCCGAAATTGGCGGTGCATTTGGTGGTGAAAAAGACACTGGCGGTGGTCGTGAGTCTGGGTCGGATGCGTGGCGTAACTACATGCGTCGTACCACCAATACGGTCAATTATGGGGGTGACTTACCCTTGGCTCAGGGCATTGTTTTTGAGTAA